Within Oceanispirochaeta sp., the genomic segment CACCCAGGGGCTCAATAACCGTAAAGGCTATATCCTTCTCAGATCCTGGAGATGACACAGGCAGTGTTGCACCGTAATTAGTGCTTTGCCTTTTCTGCATAACCCCGAAATAGGTTTGCAGTCGTATTTACTTCATCTCTACACTCATTGATTCTTTTACCCATTTCCAAACTTTCCAGATGAGCCAATTCTTCTTTATGTTCATCTATAGTCTCCGCATACTTCATTAATATGGAAGATCGGGTATGGACAGGAGTGTTTCTCCACTTTTCTAAAGCATTTCGGGCAGAAGACACCGCCTCATCAATGTCTTTTTGGGTTGCTAGGGGTGTCTG encodes:
- a CDS encoding aldehyde dehydrogenase family protein yields the protein QTPLATQKDIDEAVSSARNALEKWRNTPVHTRSSILMKYAETIDEHKEELAHLESLEMGKRINECRDEVNTTANLFRGYAEKAKH